A single region of the Salicibibacter cibi genome encodes:
- a CDS encoding TIGR01777 family oxidoreductase: MHVVITGGTGLVGKALMDKLRSHDHFVSILTRNSQNKQNENNLQYIKWLSGNKPEQLLENVDAIVNLAGASISSRWTKKHKARIKNSRIEATRECLRLMENLTDGPPNVFFSASAMGYYGTSETEAFTEESAPANQNFLQEVSERWEQEAKPAEELGVRTVYGRFGLILDPSEGALPKMMAPYKLGVGGSIGNGKQWYSWVHRDDVVAFITHALEHTNVDGVYNVTAPNPERMRDFGKKIANALKRPHWLPAPAFAVRAALGEMSVLVADGQKVMPARTLESGYRFKFEKAEDALADLLGKD; encoded by the coding sequence ATGCATGTCGTGATTACAGGAGGAACGGGCCTCGTCGGAAAAGCACTTATGGATAAGCTTCGTTCCCATGACCACTTTGTCTCCATTCTAACAAGAAATTCACAAAACAAACAGAACGAAAACAACTTGCAGTATATCAAATGGTTATCGGGGAACAAACCGGAACAACTACTGGAAAACGTGGATGCGATCGTTAATTTGGCTGGTGCTTCCATAAGCAGCAGATGGACAAAGAAGCATAAAGCACGCATTAAAAACAGCAGAATTGAAGCAACAAGGGAATGCCTTCGTTTGATGGAAAACTTGACCGACGGGCCTCCAAATGTTTTCTTTAGTGCGTCGGCCATGGGTTATTACGGTACCTCGGAAACAGAAGCGTTTACCGAAGAGAGCGCGCCGGCAAATCAAAATTTTTTACAGGAGGTAAGCGAACGGTGGGAACAAGAAGCAAAGCCCGCGGAAGAACTTGGAGTACGTACTGTTTACGGGAGGTTCGGCTTAATTCTCGACCCTAGCGAAGGAGCACTTCCGAAAATGATGGCGCCTTATAAACTCGGTGTCGGTGGTTCGATCGGAAATGGAAAGCAATGGTATTCCTGGGTCCACCGCGATGATGTGGTCGCCTTTATCACCCATGCACTGGAGCATACGAATGTAGATGGCGTTTATAACGTCACTGCCCCAAACCCGGAACGTATGCGTGACTTTGGCAAAAAAATCGCCAATGCCCTGAAGCGCCCCCATTGGCTTCCTGCCCCTGCGTTTGCGGTGCGGGCAGCCCTCGGAGAAATGAGCGTACTCGTTGCCGACGGACAAAAAGTCATGCCGGCGCGCACTCTGGAATCGGGCTATCGATTTAAATTTGAAAAAGCTGAGGACGCGCTAGCCGACTTGTTGGGCAAAGACTAA
- the erm gene encoding 23S ribosomal RNA methyltransferase Erm codes for MTKKIHKYNDKKLSRGEPPNFSGQHFMHNKKLLHDIVQRANVNKRDTVLELGAGKGALTTILAQSAGKVLAVEFDGKLVDTLEWKTAPNTTVIHQDMMEIRLPEEKFVVVSNIPYSITTPIMKMLLDNPSSGLQKGIIIMEKGAAKRFTAKPVKNSYVLAWRMWFDIRYVKGISRNNFSPPPKVDSALVLITRRKEPIVQAKDYAAFLGLAQYAFKQPGATIGNALKGVFTPPQLKHLRKELDVTNEIPIGSLTDIQWGIVFNTMTQYVQQPLWPRAKRNK; via the coding sequence ATGACGAAAAAAATTCATAAATACAATGACAAAAAGTTGAGTCGTGGCGAACCTCCCAATTTTTCAGGACAACATTTCATGCATAACAAGAAATTGCTTCATGACATAGTTCAACGAGCAAATGTAAATAAGAGGGACACAGTTTTAGAATTAGGCGCAGGAAAAGGCGCTTTGACCACAATTCTGGCTCAAAGTGCCGGAAAGGTGCTTGCGGTAGAGTTCGATGGTAAATTAGTTGATACGCTTGAATGGAAGACAGCACCTAACACCACAGTTATTCATCAGGACATGATGGAGATTCGTTTGCCAGAAGAAAAGTTTGTTGTTGTCTCGAATATTCCTTACTCGATTACTACACCAATTATGAAGATGCTTTTAGACAATCCTTCAAGTGGTCTGCAAAAAGGTATCATCATAATGGAAAAAGGAGCAGCCAAGCGCTTTACTGCAAAGCCAGTCAAAAATTCATATGTGCTGGCTTGGAGAATGTGGTTTGATATCCGTTATGTCAAAGGCATATCCAGAAACAACTTTTCTCCACCACCAAAAGTGGATTCTGCTTTGGTCCTCATAACAAGAAGGAAAGAGCCAATCGTGCAGGCTAAGGATTATGCAGCTTTCCTGGGATTAGCACAATATGCTTTCAAACAACCCGGGGCTACAATTGGAAATGCTTTGAAAGGGGTATTTACTCCTCCACAGTTAAAACATTTAAGAAAAGAATTAGATGTTACGAACGAAATACCCATTGGTTCCCTAACAGATATTCAATGGGGGATTGTTTTCAATACGATGACTCAGTACGTTCAACAGCCATTGTGGCCAAGAGCTAAAAGGAATAAGTGA
- a CDS encoding DUF998 domain-containing protein yields the protein MDLPYFFMVLLTIIVICVTFLLRHQRTINAKIGFICWISLSVYFIIDYIVIQTTTVPYNFLGQPMSDLGVTTCGNNTYELSSLFSSDICSPYHLLMNWTFTLTGLVIFVGTIFLHQFWPDNRKTRMAAIFLVIFGLSYTMAGIFPADVNFLGHTLPSIPGMIVQIPALILIGLSIRKEMPRLSIWTFICTLITTSALILMSLQPFVDIFGFLQRILYGSVYLWMVITAIALWPLYHKVHQM from the coding sequence ATGGATCTGCCTTATTTCTTCATGGTCTTGTTAACTATTATCGTCATATGCGTGACTTTCCTGCTTAGACATCAGCGTACTATAAATGCAAAGATTGGTTTTATATGCTGGATATCATTAAGTGTATATTTCATTATCGACTACATCGTTATTCAAACGACCACTGTGCCGTACAATTTTCTTGGGCAACCCATGAGTGATCTCGGTGTAACCACATGTGGAAACAATACATATGAACTTTCCTCTTTATTCTCTTCAGATATCTGTTCACCCTATCATTTACTGATGAATTGGACGTTTACATTGACAGGCCTTGTTATTTTTGTTGGAACAATTTTCTTACATCAATTTTGGCCGGATAATCGAAAAACCAGAATGGCTGCCATATTTCTTGTCATTTTTGGCCTCAGTTATACAATGGCTGGTATCTTCCCTGCTGATGTAAATTTTCTTGGGCACACCCTTCCTTCCATTCCGGGAATGATTGTTCAAATCCCGGCTTTAATCTTGATTGGCTTGTCCATTCGCAAAGAAATGCCAAGGTTATCGATTTGGACATTCATTTGTACGTTGATCACCACAAGTGCCCTAATACTTATGTCTTTACAGCCATTTGTCGACATCTTCGGTTTTCTGCAACGCATACTTTATGGATCTGTTTATTTATGGATGGTTATTACAGCGATTGCTCTTTGGCCTCTGTATCATAAGGTGCATCAGATGTGA
- a CDS encoding endonuclease MutS2: MNEQTLEAIGFNTVIQEIAEYARTERAKATIVSTKPTMNEKRIQQSMQEIEEAIRILEISSSVPIHTVDDIERMITQAKKGLFIRADQFTRVLSFLDHCSKLKRFMKDKEYAAPTVSSYAFSIDDVTALEEQISVAIRHGHVDDYASKDLSYLRRQLYALSDRLKARVQQLARGNKYTSYLQDTTVSERSGRYVLPIKKEYRSKVQGTVLDTSASGSTVFIEPAELGDIQEEINLYKVAEESEVERILFELTEVLPSYEHTIHTAMEVMHSYDVIFSKAKYCREIEATRPVLSNDKTMDLMNARHPALSKSAVPLSVSFGERERALVITGPNTGGKTVTLKTVGLLTVMAQAGLLIPADAGSRTGIFQNVFVDIGDRQSIEDNLSTFSSRLVSIIQILEEANEHSLVLLDELGSGTDPGEGMGLAITILKQLYKKGATLFATTHYSEMKSFAEKTEGFMNGSMEFDLHSLKPTYRLILGESGKSQAFEIAIKLGLHPALVEEAHNITYGESGAYKERFSEKELKKESLKRQVAVNRYAHHKKKKVAGDIAIFNQGDNVTIQASNEMGIVYTGPDERGNYVVQVKGEKKTFNHKRLTLSIPASELYPDDYDFDIIFKSKTYRKIKKDQARKHVEGIWLEDEE, translated from the coding sequence ATGAATGAACAAACATTAGAAGCGATTGGATTTAATACGGTTATCCAAGAAATTGCGGAATACGCCCGAACTGAACGTGCGAAAGCAACAATTGTAAGCACAAAGCCGACGATGAATGAGAAACGCATTCAGCAATCGATGCAAGAAATCGAAGAAGCGATTCGAATCCTTGAAATTAGCAGCAGTGTACCGATCCACACCGTCGATGACATTGAGAGAATGATTACGCAGGCGAAAAAAGGACTGTTCATCCGTGCGGATCAGTTTACACGTGTACTTTCATTTCTTGATCATTGCAGTAAGTTGAAACGATTTATGAAGGATAAAGAATATGCCGCACCAACGGTCAGTTCGTATGCTTTTTCAATTGATGACGTCACGGCGCTCGAAGAACAAATCTCCGTTGCGATCCGGCATGGTCATGTTGATGATTATGCTTCGAAAGATTTAAGTTATTTACGTCGACAGCTATACGCCCTTTCAGATCGCCTAAAAGCGCGAGTTCAACAGCTTGCAAGAGGCAACAAGTACACTTCTTATCTTCAAGATACAACCGTTTCTGAAAGGAGTGGACGTTATGTGTTGCCGATCAAGAAGGAATATCGCTCGAAAGTACAAGGTACGGTTCTGGATACGTCCGCTTCCGGTTCAACGGTTTTTATTGAGCCCGCCGAGCTTGGTGACATCCAGGAAGAGATCAATCTCTACAAAGTCGCAGAAGAATCAGAAGTAGAACGCATTTTATTTGAGTTAACGGAGGTCTTGCCTTCATATGAACACACGATTCATACCGCGATGGAAGTAATGCATAGCTACGATGTCATTTTTTCTAAAGCAAAGTATTGTCGTGAGATTGAAGCGACAAGACCTGTTCTCTCTAATGATAAGACGATGGATTTAATGAATGCGCGACACCCGGCGTTATCTAAAAGTGCAGTTCCGCTTTCGGTATCGTTTGGCGAGCGTGAGCGGGCACTCGTCATTACGGGACCGAATACAGGCGGTAAAACAGTGACGTTGAAAACGGTCGGTCTGTTAACGGTGATGGCTCAGGCGGGTCTTTTAATTCCGGCGGATGCTGGAAGTAGAACAGGAATCTTCCAGAACGTCTTTGTTGATATTGGTGATAGGCAGAGTATTGAGGATAATTTAAGTACGTTTAGTTCGAGGCTCGTATCCATTATTCAAATTCTCGAAGAGGCGAATGAGCATTCTCTCGTATTGCTTGACGAACTCGGGTCGGGTACAGATCCTGGTGAAGGGATGGGTCTTGCGATCACGATCTTAAAACAGCTCTATAAAAAGGGGGCGACGTTGTTTGCGACGACGCATTATAGTGAAATGAAGAGCTTTGCGGAGAAAACGGAGGGGTTTATGAACGGTTCAATGGAGTTTGATCTTCATTCACTTAAACCGACCTACCGACTGATATTAGGTGAAAGCGGTAAGAGCCAGGCGTTTGAAATTGCGATTAAGCTCGGCCTTCATCCCGCGCTCGTCGAAGAGGCTCATAACATCACGTATGGCGAGAGTGGTGCTTACAAGGAGCGGTTCTCGGAAAAAGAATTGAAAAAAGAGTCGCTCAAGCGTCAAGTTGCAGTGAACCGTTACGCACACCATAAAAAGAAAAAAGTAGCTGGAGACATTGCAATATTTAACCAAGGGGATAATGTTACGATCCAGGCGTCAAATGAGATGGGAATCGTCTATACAGGTCCCGATGAGCGGGGAAATTACGTTGTGCAAGTAAAAGGGGAGAAAAAGACATTTAATCATAAGCGATTAACGCTTTCAATCCCTGCGTCAGAATTGTATCCGGATGATTATGATTTCGATATTATCTTCAAAAGCAAAACGTATCGAAAAATCAAGAAAGACCAAGCGAGGAAACACGTTGAAGGGATCTGGCTCGAAGATGAAGAATAA
- a CDS encoding transposase — translation MAIIPQMSLFSWEDLADLGDLERLRLVLDYLPDEALMRTLEKKRYKGRNEYPVRAMWNTMLAGVVFEHTSIESLRRELSRNGQLRELCGLTVIVPPAYVYTRFLKKLRAHESKVEAIFETMVEQLSELLPDFGKALAIDGKAVDSFAKGKHKDEDPDGRRDTDADYGKKEYKGKHKDGTIWNKVIKWFGYKIHLIVDAAYELPVAYSVTKASVPDINAGHDMINELEKERPWLLGQAETLAGDRGYDDTKMLERLWDDHQTKPVIDIRDMWKDGEDTRQLMDIENVTHDYKGTVYCHCPMTGKEREMANGGFEKDRATLKKRCPAKQYGITCEGQAECPIAQGIRIPLKEDRRIFTPIDRASYTWAKAYAKRTAVERVNSRLDVSFGFEQHTTRGQKKMKMKTGLALCTMLAMALGHIQEGRPEKMRSLVS, via the coding sequence ATGGCTATTATACCACAAATGAGCTTATTTTCATGGGAAGATCTTGCGGATCTTGGAGATTTGGAACGCTTACGTTTGGTGCTCGATTATTTACCGGATGAAGCGTTGATGCGAACGTTGGAGAAAAAACGATATAAAGGGCGAAATGAATACCCTGTTCGCGCGATGTGGAATACGATGCTTGCAGGGGTTGTCTTTGAGCACACATCGATTGAATCATTGCGTCGGGAATTGAGCCGCAATGGACAGCTACGCGAATTGTGTGGCCTCACCGTGATCGTGCCCCCTGCTTATGTATATACGCGCTTTTTAAAAAAGCTGCGGGCGCACGAATCAAAGGTTGAAGCGATTTTTGAAACGATGGTGGAACAATTGAGCGAGCTCCTCCCTGATTTCGGGAAGGCCCTTGCGATCGATGGTAAGGCAGTAGACTCTTTTGCGAAGGGAAAACATAAGGATGAGGATCCTGACGGACGCCGTGATACCGATGCCGATTATGGGAAGAAAGAATATAAGGGGAAACACAAAGACGGGACGATCTGGAACAAAGTGATCAAATGGTTCGGCTATAAAATCCACCTGATCGTCGACGCGGCCTATGAATTGCCTGTGGCTTATTCAGTTACGAAAGCATCGGTGCCCGATATTAACGCCGGTCATGATATGATCAATGAGCTTGAAAAAGAACGCCCTTGGCTTTTGGGACAAGCAGAAACACTCGCCGGTGATCGCGGTTACGATGACACCAAAATGCTTGAGCGGCTGTGGGATGACCATCAAACCAAGCCTGTCATTGATATCCGGGACATGTGGAAAGATGGCGAGGACACGCGCCAACTGATGGACATTGAAAATGTCACGCATGACTATAAAGGCACCGTGTACTGTCACTGCCCGATGACCGGGAAAGAGCGCGAAATGGCGAATGGGGGCTTTGAGAAAGATCGAGCCACCCTCAAAAAGCGTTGTCCGGCCAAACAATATGGCATCACCTGTGAAGGACAAGCGGAGTGTCCGATTGCCCAAGGAATTCGGATTCCGCTCAAGGAGGACCGCCGGATCTTCACGCCGATCGATCGAGCCAGTTACACATGGGCGAAGGCATACGCGAAACGAACGGCCGTGGAACGTGTGAACAGCCGGCTTGACGTCTCCTTTGGCTTCGAACAGCATACCACACGCGGGCAAAAGAAGATGAAAATGAAAACTGGGTTGGCTCTGTGCACGATGTTGGCGATGGCTTTAGGCCATATCCAAGAAGGCCGCCCGGAAAAAATGCGAAGCTTGGTTTCCTGA
- a CDS encoding RecX family transcriptional regulator → MDENSERFACGVHESILVRWELAKDKAITAAELEEIIQDDDVEKAKKKALHFLARRMRTEREVRTKLEDDEVPIDHIEPVIETMKNRGFINDKEYAHTYVRTMMSTTDKGPGSMRRYLQDKGVSDAAITEALEQYDEQIQIEVILKVIAKKDKTTSKDSLAMKKKKLTEALLRKGFQQATIAKAFEAHDFSRDANDEWQSLHLQAEKAANKLQRRYEPGKVKQKLKEQLYKKGFSLAMIDEYLETLNEERR, encoded by the coding sequence GTGGATGAGAATAGTGAACGTTTTGCCTGCGGCGTGCATGAAAGTATTCTTGTGCGTTGGGAATTGGCGAAGGACAAAGCGATCACGGCTGCCGAACTGGAGGAAATCATTCAAGATGATGATGTGGAAAAGGCGAAAAAAAAGGCGCTTCATTTTTTGGCAAGGCGTATGCGCACAGAAAGGGAAGTACGCACCAAACTAGAGGATGACGAGGTGCCTATCGATCATATCGAGCCAGTGATTGAAACCATGAAGAACCGCGGGTTTATCAATGATAAGGAGTATGCCCACACGTATGTCCGTACCATGATGAGCACCACGGATAAAGGCCCGGGGAGCATGCGCCGTTATTTGCAAGATAAAGGCGTTAGTGACGCTGCCATTACGGAAGCGCTCGAGCAATACGATGAGCAAATTCAAATCGAGGTTATTTTAAAGGTAATCGCAAAAAAAGATAAAACAACTTCGAAGGATAGCTTGGCCATGAAAAAGAAAAAGTTGACCGAGGCATTGTTGCGTAAGGGTTTTCAACAGGCAACCATTGCCAAAGCATTCGAAGCTCACGATTTCAGCAGGGATGCAAACGATGAATGGCAATCATTACACTTGCAGGCGGAAAAAGCAGCGAATAAACTACAGAGACGATATGAGCCAGGGAAGGTAAAACAGAAACTTAAAGAACAACTCTACAAAAAAGGTTTTTCATTGGCGATGATTGATGAATACCTTGAGACACTAAACGAAGAAAGAAGGTAA
- a CDS encoding YfhH family protein, with product MNQRYGQMTKQELTAEVARLNELAKKAEQKGMVSEFAVHERKKVIAQSYLLNPDDFNPGETYTVGEPDVDESSFVISYMNGVFAWGYRDGEASLSAIPIALLTKK from the coding sequence GTGAATCAACGATACGGGCAAATGACGAAGCAAGAGCTGACTGCAGAGGTTGCACGCTTAAATGAATTGGCGAAAAAGGCTGAACAAAAAGGAATGGTTAGTGAATTTGCGGTTCATGAGCGGAAAAAAGTGATCGCGCAATCGTATTTGTTAAATCCGGATGATTTCAATCCGGGAGAAACGTATACGGTTGGTGAGCCTGATGTTGATGAAAGCAGTTTTGTCATCTCTTATATGAATGGCGTTTTTGCGTGGGGATACAGGGATGGGGAAGCGTCGTTGTCGGCCATTCCGATCGCGCTTTTGACTAAAAAATAA
- a CDS encoding putative RNA methyltransferase: MTKSLRIKRAELISKCQFVFKCPYCDVAMEVTTDLKSIVCSNNHSFDFAKQGYVNLLRCSPKANYGKELFEARRTMIAESDLFHPLHEFIRDIIKGAIEQLQRDVSILDVGCGEGSHLHKTIHGTKNSGVSHGFGLDISKEAIKMASRYYENHIWLVGDLANPPFHDQTFNIILNILSPSNYKAIKKILVKEGLAVKVVPRTNYLKELREFFAESEEHDYKNNETVSLFKEHFHSVKTFPLSYKKSLHPSEIQSLVQMTPLAWTFDQEKIGKFMSKESVNITVDLDILIGKNI, encoded by the coding sequence TTGACCAAAAGCCTAAGAATAAAAAGAGCAGAACTTATCAGTAAATGTCAGTTTGTATTTAAATGTCCTTATTGTGACGTCGCTATGGAAGTCACAACAGACTTAAAAAGCATCGTCTGTTCCAATAACCACTCGTTTGATTTCGCAAAGCAAGGCTATGTTAATTTGTTGAGGTGCTCACCTAAAGCTAACTATGGGAAAGAACTGTTTGAAGCAAGGCGGACGATGATTGCTGAAAGTGACTTGTTTCATCCCCTTCACGAATTCATTAGAGATATTATAAAAGGGGCTATAGAACAGTTACAACGGGATGTTTCTATACTTGATGTTGGTTGTGGAGAAGGGTCTCATCTACACAAGACGATCCATGGAACGAAAAATTCAGGAGTTAGCCATGGATTTGGTCTGGATATTTCCAAAGAAGCCATTAAGATGGCCTCAAGATACTATGAGAATCATATTTGGCTCGTAGGTGACTTGGCTAATCCTCCTTTCCATGATCAAACGTTCAATATCATTTTGAATATCTTATCTCCTTCGAATTATAAAGCCATTAAAAAGATTTTAGTGAAGGAAGGGTTAGCAGTGAAAGTTGTTCCCCGTACCAACTATCTCAAGGAACTAAGAGAATTTTTTGCAGAAAGCGAGGAGCATGATTATAAAAATAACGAGACCGTATCTCTTTTTAAAGAGCATTTCCATTCAGTAAAAACTTTTCCCTTAAGCTATAAAAAATCACTCCACCCATCAGAAATCCAATCGCTGGTTCAGATGACCCCTCTTGCTTGGACATTTGATCAAGAAAAAATCGGGAAATTTATGAGTAAAGAATCCGTAAATATAACCGTCGATCTAGACATTCTAATTGGAAAAAACATTTGA
- a CDS encoding Glu/Leu/Phe/Val family dehydrogenase, with product MNLSRDETRNLIKEVVDKLKKEPFRDEFTNNENGEVFDSAAEIIKTTDKIIKSYIRVSRDNGSIERIPAYRVQHNNISGFYKGGIRFSSAVNEEEVENLAILMTIKNALHELPFGGAKGGVFVDPRNLSLRELNLVSKKYVQRLKPDLGPTKDIPAPDLGTNENVIDWMVGEYKTITPGESYVNSFTGKSGVNGGVAGRREATGIGTFLSYYYLRDQWFKHAETSKVTRPKSWKNLEKLIRSDQPTKVAVQGFGNVGSIAAHEAVKCKDEHIVTAVSDEDVTLHNEKGLDIERLLVYSEQHRRLPRSEGELKAANVQADIDSPSAVLTSECDLLILAAVESQITEENMKDVSAKVLLEGANAPITKTADEYFENNGIVVIPDILANAGGVHVSYLEWMQSNIPKPYTKEEVIAELTDKMTDVSHRVYDHYFYSENHETTRMLCYKLALMRLITLLYRHGKLY from the coding sequence ATGAATTTGAGTCGAGACGAAACCCGAAATTTAATTAAGGAAGTGGTAGATAAGTTAAAAAAGGAACCGTTTCGCGATGAATTTACGAATAACGAGAATGGAGAAGTATTTGATTCGGCAGCCGAAATTATAAAAACGACGGATAAAATCATAAAAAGTTATATTCGTGTTTCAAGAGACAATGGATCGATTGAAAGAATTCCGGCCTATCGCGTTCAACATAATAACATTAGTGGGTTTTATAAAGGGGGGATACGTTTCAGCTCTGCTGTAAATGAAGAAGAAGTGGAAAATCTTGCGATTTTAATGACGATCAAAAACGCCTTACACGAACTTCCTTTCGGAGGTGCCAAAGGAGGGGTGTTTGTCGATCCGAGAAATTTATCGCTTCGAGAGTTGAACTTGGTCAGCAAAAAATATGTACAACGGTTAAAGCCTGATTTGGGTCCAACAAAGGACATACCCGCTCCGGATTTGGGAACAAATGAAAATGTGATTGACTGGATGGTTGGCGAGTACAAAACGATTACGCCCGGAGAATCTTATGTGAATTCATTTACCGGAAAAAGCGGAGTAAACGGAGGCGTTGCCGGCCGTAGAGAAGCCACGGGCATCGGAACTTTTTTAAGTTATTATTATTTGAGGGACCAATGGTTTAAACATGCGGAGACGTCGAAGGTGACGAGACCGAAGAGTTGGAAAAATCTTGAAAAATTAATCCGTAGCGATCAACCGACGAAAGTGGCGGTTCAAGGGTTTGGAAATGTTGGAAGCATTGCGGCACATGAAGCAGTGAAGTGTAAAGACGAACATATAGTGACTGCCGTATCGGATGAAGATGTCACGCTTCATAACGAAAAAGGTTTGGACATAGAAAGGCTGTTGGTATATAGTGAGCAGCACCGGCGGTTGCCGCGTTCAGAAGGAGAATTAAAAGCAGCGAATGTTCAAGCGGACATCGATTCCCCGTCGGCCGTGTTGACGAGCGAATGCGATTTGCTCATATTGGCTGCTGTCGAAAGCCAAATTACGGAAGAAAATATGAAAGACGTGTCGGCGAAAGTTCTTTTGGAAGGGGCAAATGCGCCCATTACCAAGACTGCCGATGAGTATTTTGAAAACAATGGAATTGTTGTCATCCCAGATATTTTGGCTAATGCAGGCGGTGTACATGTCTCTTATCTGGAGTGGATGCAGTCAAATATTCCCAAGCCGTATACGAAAGAAGAAGTTATTGCGGAATTGACCGATAAAATGACAGACGTATCCCACCGGGTTTATGACCATTATTTCTACTCCGAGAACCATGAAACGACAAGAATGTTATGCTATAAACTTGCCCTTATGAGATTGATTACGCTTTTATATAGGCATGGGAAACTTTATTAA